In one Phycisphaeraceae bacterium genomic region, the following are encoded:
- a CDS encoding argininosuccinate synthase translates to MATPTNASNPRKIVLAYSGGLDTSVILPWLKSRYPGVKLVAFAAELGQGDELAGIEKKAYASGADEVVVKDLRKEFAEQFCFPMLRAHAIYESDYLLGTSIARPLIAKHQVLVAKQTKADAVGHGATGKGNDQVRFELTYMALNPSLKIISPWKDPKFLADGLNDRETAIEYAEKHRIPITASKKKIYSQDRNLWHISHEGGEIEHPDQEPNWKKCLTITVPLERTPNTAEYVSVTFDKGVPVAVNGKILAAHQVIETLNSIGGKHAIGQTVLVENRLVGMKSRGVYETPGGSILYEAHKALEQLTLERDLYHYKQTLALRYAELVYYGQWFHPLREAMQSFIDESNKVVTGTVRVKLFKGKALAVNSQGPKSLYDSKLASFAMSGYDVTAARGFIDLFGLPMKVRGMKQKPKT, encoded by the coding sequence ATGGCCACTCCCACTAATGCATCCAATCCTCGGAAAATCGTCCTCGCCTACTCCGGCGGTCTTGATACCTCCGTGATCCTCCCCTGGCTTAAATCACGCTACCCGGGAGTGAAGCTGGTTGCCTTCGCAGCAGAACTCGGTCAGGGTGATGAACTCGCCGGAATCGAAAAAAAGGCCTACGCCAGCGGTGCCGACGAAGTAGTCGTCAAGGATCTGCGGAAAGAGTTTGCGGAACAGTTCTGCTTCCCCATGCTCCGGGCGCATGCGATTTACGAAAGCGATTATCTGCTGGGTACCAGTATCGCCCGTCCATTGATCGCCAAGCATCAGGTACTCGTTGCGAAGCAGACCAAGGCGGACGCCGTTGGCCATGGTGCGACCGGCAAGGGTAACGATCAGGTACGGTTTGAGTTGACTTACATGGCACTCAATCCGTCGCTCAAAATCATCTCCCCATGGAAAGACCCGAAGTTCCTCGCGGACGGTTTGAACGACCGCGAGACCGCCATTGAGTATGCAGAGAAACATCGAATCCCCATCACCGCCAGCAAGAAAAAGATCTACTCGCAGGACCGTAATCTCTGGCACATCAGTCATGAAGGCGGCGAAATCGAACACCCAGACCAGGAACCTAACTGGAAAAAGTGCCTGACTATCACGGTGCCGCTGGAGCGTACCCCGAATACCGCGGAATATGTCAGTGTGACCTTCGATAAGGGTGTGCCTGTCGCGGTGAACGGGAAAATACTTGCCGCCCACCAAGTCATCGAAACACTCAACAGCATCGGCGGTAAACACGCAATCGGTCAGACGGTGCTTGTTGAAAATCGACTCGTGGGCATGAAGTCACGTGGCGTGTATGAGACGCCGGGGGGATCGATTCTTTACGAAGCACATAAAGCTCTCGAACAACTCACGCTGGAGCGTGATCTGTATCACTACAAGCAGACGCTTGCTCTGCGTTATGCCGAGCTGGTGTATTACGGCCAGTGGTTCCACCCACTGCGCGAAGCGATGCAGTCATTCATTGATGAGTCAAACAAAGTCGTCACCGGTACCGTCCGCGTAAAGCTCTTCAAGGGCAAAGCGCTGGCGGTCAACAGCCAGGGCCCCAAGAGCCTGTACGACTCAAAGCTCGCAAGCTTCGCCATGAGCGGCTACGACGTGACCGCTGCGCGTGGATTCATCGATCTCTTCGGCCTGCCCATGAAAGTTCGCGGCATGAAGCAAAAACCGAAGACATGA
- a CDS encoding M3 family oligoendopeptidase, producing the protein MTTATPPVPTRTFVPAELNPADWARVEPLYQTLLDRAINSAGELHQWLLDLSELSAVMSEYGSRRNIEKSCHTDDVEIEKAFLHFLENIRPKIQPLFFELQKKYLASSYHTQLDELKTVGGVGKYALLTREWRTEVDIFRTENVPLQTQIAKLTSEYDKINGAMLVSYRGQQYTLQQAARFLEEPDRTTRQEVWELTANRRLESRDAIDTIFESQLKLREQVARNAGFKNFRDYSWKSMMRFDYAPDHCMRFADAIESEVMPLVKELNTRRTRDLELTRLRPWDLAVDPRNRAPLKPFAPDRCEDLVSRCQMIFDRISSELGSDFSHLKPGRNLDLDSRKAKRGGGYQSSLEEIREPFIFMNAAGLQRDVETLLHEGGHAFHYLAARSEPLIFLRHAPIEFCEVASMSMELMGADHFDVFYPQPEDANRARATLLEGIIRILPWIATVDGFQHWLYTHPGHSRAERYAAWLNILGRFSDPSIDFAGHEAARETRWHAQLHLFHHPFYYIEYGIAQLGALQLWLQFRLDRTKALNHYRAALQLGGTRPLPELFQAAGIQFDFSEDILRPLMREVRETLAKVET; encoded by the coding sequence ATGACCACCGCGACGCCCCCAGTGCCGACACGTACTTTTGTTCCAGCGGAGCTTAACCCCGCTGATTGGGCGCGCGTTGAGCCGCTCTATCAGACTCTGCTAGATCGTGCCATTAATTCAGCGGGTGAGCTGCATCAATGGTTGCTCGATTTGTCGGAACTTTCCGCAGTGATGTCTGAATACGGCTCCCGTCGGAATATTGAAAAGTCTTGCCACACAGATGACGTTGAAATCGAAAAGGCTTTTCTGCACTTTCTGGAAAACATTCGGCCAAAAATCCAACCACTATTTTTTGAGCTTCAGAAGAAATATCTAGCTTCCTCCTATCACACTCAACTTGATGAGCTGAAAACCGTGGGTGGTGTCGGGAAATATGCCCTCCTGACCCGAGAGTGGCGGACAGAAGTAGATATTTTCCGTACGGAAAACGTCCCGCTCCAGACACAGATCGCAAAACTCACTTCTGAATACGACAAAATAAACGGTGCGATGCTCGTTAGCTATCGCGGCCAGCAGTACACGCTCCAACAAGCGGCGCGATTTCTCGAAGAACCCGATCGAACGACAAGACAGGAGGTCTGGGAGCTCACTGCGAACCGCCGCCTTGAGAGTCGTGATGCGATTGACACTATTTTTGAGTCACAGTTGAAGCTACGGGAACAGGTCGCGCGAAATGCTGGCTTTAAGAATTTTCGCGATTACTCGTGGAAGTCGATGATGCGGTTCGACTACGCTCCCGATCACTGCATGCGCTTTGCAGATGCGATTGAAAGCGAAGTAATGCCCCTGGTGAAGGAGTTGAATACCCGTCGCACCAGGGATCTGGAGTTAACTCGTCTGCGACCGTGGGATCTTGCGGTTGATCCTCGGAACCGTGCGCCGCTCAAACCCTTCGCGCCGGATCGATGTGAAGATCTCGTTTCACGTTGCCAGATGATTTTCGACAGAATCTCTTCGGAACTGGGCAGCGATTTCTCCCATCTGAAACCGGGTCGAAATCTGGACCTGGATAGCCGCAAGGCAAAACGAGGCGGCGGATACCAAAGCTCCCTCGAAGAAATCCGTGAGCCTTTTATCTTCATGAATGCTGCTGGTCTCCAGCGCGATGTAGAGACGTTACTCCACGAAGGCGGCCACGCATTCCATTACCTGGCAGCGCGAAGTGAACCCCTGATTTTTCTGCGACACGCGCCGATCGAGTTTTGCGAAGTGGCCAGCATGTCGATGGAATTGATGGGCGCGGACCACTTTGACGTTTTCTATCCACAGCCAGAGGATGCGAATCGTGCACGAGCCACCCTGCTCGAAGGAATCATCCGCATCCTTCCCTGGATCGCAACGGTCGATGGATTTCAGCATTGGCTCTACACACATCCCGGCCACTCACGAGCAGAACGTTACGCTGCGTGGCTGAATATTCTGGGTCGTTTCAGTGATCCATCCATTGATTTCGCCGGTCACGAAGCTGCCCGTGAGACACGCTGGCATGCGCAACTACACCTTTTTCACCATCCGTTTTATTACATCGAATACGGCATTGCTCAACTCGGTGCGCTGCAACTCTGGCTCCAGTTCCGTCTCGACCGGACAAAAGCCCTGAATCATTATCGCGCGGCCCTGCAACTGGGTGGCACACGACCACTACCAGAGCTATTTCAAGCGGCGGGTATTCAGTTCGATTTTTCTGAAGACATACTCCGCCCCCTCATGCGCGAGGTGCGTGAGACACTTGCCAAGGTCGAGACCTGA
- a CDS encoding PilT/PilU family type 4a pilus ATPase — MEIDTICKTAMELGASDVHIVAGHVPMMRLHQVMTAMDYPVVTPESAMRMFKHMASNEHVLRFEKIKDSDFSYEIPGLGRFRVNAHMQRQTVAIAMRGIKEKIPPMKDLNLPEVIARLTYLPRGLVLVTGDTGSGKSTTLAAMIQAMNDRYHKHIITLEDPIEYKFVSSRCTIEQRELGDDTPSFASGLRHVLRQDPDIILVGEMRDLETTAAAITAAETGHLVLSTLHTVNASQTVERIIDMYPADQQNQIRSMLANTLQAVISQTLFKRTDKKGMCPAVEVMLCTPAVRNLIRENRAFEIPNVIETNRAMGMKSLDNAIAELYFNGMISREDAVAQAAFPDKLERMLAA, encoded by the coding sequence ATGGAAATCGACACGATCTGCAAGACCGCGATGGAATTGGGCGCATCCGACGTACACATTGTCGCAGGTCATGTACCCATGATGCGCCTGCATCAGGTCATGACAGCAATGGACTATCCCGTCGTCACTCCAGAGAGTGCGATGAGGATGTTCAAGCACATGGCAAGCAACGAGCACGTGCTCCGTTTTGAAAAGATCAAAGACAGCGACTTTTCCTATGAAATCCCCGGCTTGGGACGCTTCCGTGTCAACGCGCACATGCAGCGGCAGACCGTGGCGATTGCCATGCGTGGTATCAAGGAAAAGATTCCGCCCATGAAGGATCTGAACTTGCCGGAAGTCATTGCCCGGCTGACGTATTTACCGCGCGGGCTAGTGCTGGTCACGGGAGATACAGGTTCGGGCAAATCCACCACGCTTGCGGCCATGATCCAGGCGATGAATGATCGTTACCACAAGCACATCATCACTCTGGAAGATCCGATCGAATACAAGTTCGTCAGCAGCCGCTGCACGATTGAGCAGCGCGAGCTGGGCGACGATACGCCGAGCTTCGCCAGTGGTTTGCGTCACGTATTGCGTCAGGATCCGGACATCATTCTGGTCGGAGAAATGCGGGATCTGGAGACGACAGCAGCGGCCATCACAGCCGCGGAAACCGGCCACCTGGTGCTCAGCACGCTGCACACGGTCAACGCTTCACAGACGGTGGAGCGCATCATCGACATGTACCCGGCCGACCAGCAGAACCAGATTCGTTCCATGCTTGCCAACACACTGCAGGCGGTCATCAGCCAGACGTTGTTCAAGCGGACAGACAAGAAGGGCATGTGTCCGGCGGTGGAAGTGATGCTGTGCACCCCAGCGGTGCGGAACCTGATCCGTGAAAACCGTGCGTTTGAGATTCCTAACGTGATCGAGACCAACCGTGCCATGGGCATGAAGAGCCTGGATAACGCGATCGCTGAGCTTTATTTCAACGGCATGATCAGCCGTGAAGACGCGGTAGCGCAGGCTGCATTCCCGGACAAGCTCGAACGCATGCTGGCGGCGTGA
- a CDS encoding GlsB/YeaQ/YmgE family stress response membrane protein, with amino-acid sequence MGLGELIIFLLIGLAAGWAAGFIMKRSGFGLLGNLIVGVLGALLGGFLAGLLQLKALGPIGEFLIALGGAIVLLFLLNIINQSSGKK; translated from the coding sequence ATGGGACTCGGTGAACTCATTATCTTTCTGTTGATTGGTCTGGCTGCCGGTTGGGCAGCGGGCTTCATCATGAAACGCAGCGGCTTTGGCCTGCTGGGTAATCTCATCGTCGGTGTGCTCGGAGCGTTGTTAGGCGGATTCCTGGCCGGCCTGCTTCAACTCAAGGCACTGGGTCCGATCGGTGAATTTCTCATCGCGCTGGGTGGTGCGATCGTGCTTCTATTTCTGCTCAACATCATCAACCAGAGCAGCGGAAAGAAGTGA